The Bacteroidales bacterium WCE2004 nucleotide sequence ATACTATTACACGCAGAAACACAATGAAAAGACTTATCAAAATCGCGCTCCTGCTGCTCTGCACGATGACTTTTAGCACCGGAGCCTTCGCCGCCCGCCAGGGAGAAACCCTTCTTCGCGGCTCCATCGTAGACACCACGGGCGAGCCTGCCGGCTTCGCTACCGTATTTCTCTCCGCCGCTGACGGCACCATCGTCACCGGAAATACCGCCGACGAGAACGGCCGCTTCGAACTGCGCGCCGCCGAAGGCAACTATACCCTCACCGTATCCCTCGTCGGTTACCGCGACGTCAAGAAAGAAGTCAAACTGGCCGGCCCGGTGATGGACATCCCCGCCATTACCCTCAATGAAGACGCCGAAATGCTCGGCGCGGCAAGCGTATCCGCCGTGATGCCCAAGACCCGCCTCACCGGCGAAGGCCTCGCGACGTCCGTGCGCGGCTCCGTCCTGGAGAACGCCGGCACGGCCCGCGACGTCCTCGGCAAGGTCCCGGGACTGATCAGGAACCGCGACGGCCTCGAGGTCGTCGGCAAAGGCGCACCCCGTATCTACATCAACGGCCGTCGCATGACCGACGCATCGGAGCTGGACCGCCTCCAGAGCCACGAGATCCAGAGCGTCGAGGTCATCACCAACCCCGGTGCCCAGTATGACGCCTCCGTGCGTGCAGTGGTGCGCATCCGCACCATCCGCCGCCAGGGTGAAGGCTTCGGCTTCAACGTCGCCCTCTCCGACGAGCAGTCGCTCCGGAACAAAGACTTCAACGATCCGAACGCCAACCTTAACGTCAATTACCGCACGGGCGGCGTGGACATCTTCGCCGGTGCCACCTACGCATCCTCGAACCAGAGCCAGACCAGCACCCTGACGCAGGAGACGGTCGGCAAGGTCAACTACCGCCAGGAAGAAGACCTGTACGGCTCCTTCAGCGACAAGCGGGCCGGTGTCAACGGCGGCGTCAACTGGCAGATCGCCAACAACCACTTCGCCGGCTTCAAACTGGACTACAACAGAAATCTTTCCCACAAGGAATTCACCTGGATGGAAGGGGACATGTTCGTGAACGGCTCCCTGCTCGACCATATCCGCACGGAGAACTCCGGCTCCAACGGCAGCTCCAATCCTTACACTTTCGGCGGAAACGCATACTATAACGGCTCCGTGGGCAAGCTCGGCATCGACCTTAACCTGGACTACTACAATGTTGCCGACAGCAAAAAAAACACGGCCCTCGAGACCAGCAACATCGAAGGGGCGACAGTGAACACGGAGTCCGTTTCCAATCTCAACCTCTACGCCGCCAAACTCGTGCTCTCCTACCCCATCTGGCGCGGCATGCTGCAGGTGGGCACCGAAGAGACCTTCACCCGCGGTAAAGACGACTACCTCCTGTCGGGTGCCGACATCCCGGCCTCTTCCGCCAAGGTGCGTGAAGACAACATCGCCGCCTTCGCCAACTACGGCTTCGTCCTCGGCCAGTTCGGCCAGCTGAGCGCAGGCCTGCGTTACGAGCACGTCAACTATGCCTACGACGACCTTGCAGGGAAGAACAGCTTCACGCGCCAGTATGACAACTTCTTCCCGTCGGTCTCCTTCGCCGGAGTCTTCGGCAAGGTCCAGCAGATGTTGAGCTACAGCGTCCGCACGACCCGCCCGAACTATTCGGCGCTCTCCAACGCGATCCGCTACAACAACCGCTACACCCTGCAGAGCGGCAACGCCGCCCTCCAGCCGCAGACCACGCACTCCTTCTCGTCCACCACGGTCTGGAACTTCTTCACCTTCGTGGTCAACTACGACCGCACGAACGATCCCATCATCTCCTGGGCCAACATCTACAACGACGAGGGCGTCGTCCTCCTGAAGCCGCACAACCTGGACAAGCCTTACCGCCTGCTGTCCGCCTACGTGGTCGCCAACCCGACCATCGGCATCTGGAACCTGAACTTCGCCGGCGGCGTCCAGCAGGGATGGCTCAACATCGACGTCAAGGACGAATCCGGGAAGGTCGTGCGCTCCCTCTCCTTCAACGACAAGCCGTTCTTCTTCGTGCAGCTCAACAACACCTTCACCCTGCCGAAGGGCTGGCAGTTCGAACTCGGCGCGGAATACCACTCCAAGGGCTACTCGCAGAACGTGCTGTTAACCAACCACTACCTCAACGTCTCCGCCGCCATCCAGAAGACGCTCCTGCGCGACGGTTCCCTGGTGCTCCGCATCACGGGCAACGACCTCGCCGGCCTGGCCAACTACAACGTCGACAGCAACACCGGCAACTACCACATCATCCAGAGCAACCGGATGGACACGCAGCGGGTCGGTGTCTCCCTCCGCTACCGCTTCAACACCGCGGCCAGCAAGTACAAGGGAACGGGCGCCGGCAA carries:
- a CDS encoding CarboxypepD_reg-like domain-containing protein, yielding MKRLIKIALLLLCTMTFSTGAFAARQGETLLRGSIVDTTGEPAGFATVFLSAADGTIVTGNTADENGRFELRAAEGNYTLTVSLVGYRDVKKEVKLAGPVMDIPAITLNEDAEMLGAASVSAVMPKTRLTGEGLATSVRGSVLENAGTARDVLGKVPGLIRNRDGLEVVGKGAPRIYINGRRMTDASELDRLQSHEIQSVEVITNPGAQYDASVRAVVRIRTIRRQGEGFGFNVALSDEQSLRNKDFNDPNANLNVNYRTGGVDIFAGATYASSNQSQTSTLTQETVGKVNYRQEEDLYGSFSDKRAGVNGGVNWQIANNHFAGFKLDYNRNLSHKEFTWMEGDMFVNGSLLDHIRTENSGSNGSSNPYTFGGNAYYNGSVGKLGIDLNLDYYNVADSKKNTALETSNIEGATVNTESVSNLNLYAAKLVLSYPIWRGMLQVGTEETFTRGKDDYLLSGADIPASSAKVREDNIAAFANYGFVLGQFGQLSAGLRYEHVNYAYDDLAGKNSFTRQYDNFFPSVSFAGVFGKVQQMLSYSVRTTRPNYSALSNAIRYNNRYTLQSGNAALQPQTTHSFSSTTVWNFFTFVVNYDRTNDPIISWANIYNDEGVVLLKPHNLDKPYRLLSAYVVANPTIGIWNLNFAGGVQQGWLNIDVKDESGKVVRSLSFNDKPFFFVQLNNTFTLPKGWQFELGAEYHSKGYSQNVLLTNHYLNVSAAIQKTLLRDGSLVLRITGNDLAGLANYNVDSNTGNYHIIQSNRMDTQRVGVSLRYRFNTAASKYKGTGAGKDARDRMK